The following proteins are co-located in the Heptranchias perlo isolate sHepPer1 chromosome 30, sHepPer1.hap1, whole genome shotgun sequence genome:
- the LOC137300175 gene encoding interferon alpha-21-like, protein MKLSKGLQTQDRIQIVHQTLHHISQIYSMNLDSVTWPQDKVENFWLLLDRQLEELEECVKKPGSESRPRRNAAIHRYFRNLETFLKQKRFSVCAWEIIRAETRASLQQILFITAQIRRRK, encoded by the exons ACCCAGGACAGGATCCAGATTGTCCATCAAACACTGCATCACATCAGCCAGATCTACAGCATGAACCTGGACTCAGTCACATGGCCCCAGGACAAGGTGGAAAACTTCTGGCTTCTCCTGGATCGGCAGCTCGAAGAGCTGGAAGAATGTGTCAAGAAACCAGGCTCAGAGTCCAGGCCGAGGAGAAACGCCGCCATTCACAGATACTTCAGGAATCTGGAAACATTTCTCAAACAGAAG AGATTCAGTGTCTGCGCCTGGGAAATAATCCGCGCCGAGACGAGGGCCAGTTTACAACAGATCCTTTTCATAACGGCACAAATCAGAAGAAGGAAGTGA